GAGCATGCTGCCGGACGCTCGCTCGTCTCACTTAATCGAGATTTAGTCACCCGCGTCCGTTTTGACGGTCCGGTTTCACAACTGTCTTCCAAGTCTGTTTTCTCGCTGATGGCCTCTCCTTCCATCGATCCCGATACCGTTCGCCAGGCGCAGAACGGGGATGACCGTGCACGGTCGTCACTTCTTTCTGCTATTGAACCGATTCTGCGCGGCTACTTCGTCAAGCGGATCGGGAAAAGCACAGATGTGGACGACCTTGTGCAGAATACGCTGATTCGAGTGCACGAGGGTCTCGCTGACCTGGAGAAGCCAGGAAGCTTGAAGCCGTTCGCTATGAAGGCGGCGCTATTTGAGTTGCAGGATTTTTATCGCGGGCGGTACGACATGAAGGAACGCCTCTACGATCCCGAGCTCCCGCTGGACCGGACGACCGCAGCGGATGACGGGAGCGATCGCGTGGATGTGGAAACCGCCCTCGAGCAATTATCCCCGAAGGCGCGGCGAATCATTGAATTGCGCGAATATGGATACAAGTATCGAGAGATCGCGCAGATGATTGACACGACGGAAGCAGCAATCAAGATGCAGGTCAAACGCGCATTTGACAAAATGCGTGACGCAATTACCATGCTGCTCGCGCTCATTTTGATTCCGAGCTTGTAGTTGATGTGGCCCGTTCGGGTGGCGGAGAGAATCGATGGAATGCTGTGTTACCTTCTCCGCGCTGTCTGCGGCTATATGAATGAGCGATGGTCCTCAAGGCCATACTCGAAAATACTCACCCATCTATCCACCTGGAGTGCAAACCGTTGTGGCTGGAGTTCCATCCTCCTTTCTTCACCCATGAACGTTACTGCGCCGCCTCGGGAAAAACACTCTTGACTGGATAAATACACTCCGAATCTGATCCGTTATGCAGGGTCAAATCACCCCCAGAATCTGACCTCGGCTGCATTCCGGGAGGCGCCGCTCGAAAGCGCTTGGCGACGGAGTGGACAATTTAAAGACGTAACG
The DNA window shown above is from Longibacter salinarum and carries:
- a CDS encoding RNA polymerase sigma factor encodes the protein MASPSIDPDTVRQAQNGDDRARSSLLSAIEPILRGYFVKRIGKSTDVDDLVQNTLIRVHEGLADLEKPGSLKPFAMKAALFELQDFYRGRYDMKERLYDPELPLDRTTAADDGSDRVDVETALEQLSPKARRIIELREYGYKYREIAQMIDTTEAAIKMQVKRAFDKMRDAITMLLALILIPSL